A window from Bacillota bacterium encodes these proteins:
- the coaW gene encoding type II pantothenate kinase — translation MGKIIGIDIGGSTTKIVGFDNKKILSPMIVKANDPISSVYGAFGKFLSFNKFTLDNIERVMITGVGSSFIKDRLYGIPTGKVDEFLATGMGGLFLSGLEKAIIVSMGTGTALVAADSKEVKHMGGTGVGGGTLLGLSSLMLNVRSFDDLIETAQGGNLSNIDLTIGDISIDKKVGNLPPETTASNFGKISDLATKADIALGIINLVFQTIGMISVFATRIDNIRDVVLTGNLTNVPQSRGIFEQLERIFGVKFHIPDHAEYATASGATIICAKGMPFTEVGAN, via the coding sequence TTGGGTAAAATAATTGGAATTGATATAGGAGGAAGTACAACAAAAATAGTTGGCTTTGATAACAAAAAGATATTAAGTCCCATGATAGTAAAGGCTAATGACCCAATTTCTTCAGTTTATGGAGCATTTGGCAAGTTCCTAAGTTTCAATAAATTTACTCTTGATAATATAGAAAGGGTTATGATAACAGGGGTTGGCTCTTCTTTTATAAAAGATAGGCTTTATGGGATCCCAACAGGTAAAGTTGATGAATTCTTGGCCACAGGCATGGGAGGTTTGTTTTTAAGCGGCCTGGAAAAGGCTATAATTGTAAGTATGGGCACAGGTACAGCATTAGTTGCTGCAGATAGTAAAGAAGTTAAACATATGGGAGGTACAGGTGTCGGTGGCGGAACTCTTTTAGGATTATCAAGCCTTATGCTTAATGTAAGAAGTTTCGATGATTTAATTGAAACTGCCCAGGGTGGCAACCTTTCAAATATTGACCTGACAATAGGTGATATATCTATTGATAAAAAGGTGGGAAACCTCCCACCTGAAACTACAGCATCAAACTTTGGGAAAATCAGTGATTTGGCAACAAAGGCCGATATAGCCTTAGGCATAATAAATCTTGTTTTTCAGACTATTGGCATGATATCGGTTTTCGCCACGCGCATTGATAACATAAGGGATGTTGTATTAACGGGTAACCTTACAAATGTACCTCAATCCCGGGGAATCTTTGAACAGTTGGAAAGAATATTCGGTGTAAAATTCCACATTCCTGACCATGCCGAATATGCAACAGCCTCAGGAGCAACAATCATTTGCGCAAAGGGTATGCCTTTTACTGAGGTAGGCGCAAATTAG
- a CDS encoding ferritin-like domain-containing protein, translated as MPYTQFIPPCMYMQGQYIMPQMPQLFQDVIEGDFLQWPAPVPGYSMDTMDGQAMPYNLTMSSPGMPVSPGDLQTTLELIKEAIGGETEDRLFYEYLIGAAPSEEDKNIIKEIRDNEIKHFDMFRELYKELTGQMIPCITEGEFVKPSSFCEGLKTAIMGEQKAVEKYRKILFALSRRDQINKMIEIITDELRHGILYNYLYSKNKCTE; from the coding sequence ATGCCGTATACGCAATTTATACCGCCGTGCATGTATATGCAAGGCCAATATATTATGCCACAAATGCCCCAGCTTTTCCAGGATGTAATTGAAGGAGATTTTTTGCAATGGCCGGCTCCTGTTCCGGGTTATTCTATGGATACCATGGATGGGCAGGCGATGCCCTACAACCTGACAATGTCTTCACCTGGAATGCCGGTAAGCCCCGGAGATTTACAAACAACTCTTGAGCTTATTAAAGAAGCAATAGGTGGGGAAACTGAGGACAGGTTGTTCTATGAATATTTAATAGGTGCTGCTCCTTCAGAAGAGGATAAAAATATAATAAAGGAAATACGGGATAATGAAATAAAACATTTCGATATGTTTAGAGAATTATATAAAGAATTAACAGGGCAAATGATTCCCTGTATAACAGAAGGTGAATTCGTCAAGCCCTCATCCTTTTGTGAAGGATTGAAGACGGCAATTATGGGAGAGCAAAAGGCAGTGGAAAAATACAGAAAAATACTTTTTGCCCTTTCAAGAAGGGATCAAATCAATAAAATGATTGAGATTATTACCGATGAGTTGCGGCACGGTATCCTGTATAATTACCTTTACTCAAAAAACAAATGTACAGAATAA
- the cobT gene encoding nicotinate-nucleotide--dimethylbenzimidazole phosphoribosyltransferase has product MELLKNVVDNIKPADYKAMQHAAKRLDSLVKPIGSLGRLEDIAIKIAGISGKLNNYIKKKCIIVMAADNGICEEGVSSVPQIITAMQAVNMTRGLAGISVLCRHAYADLRVVDIGIKEDYDCEDIINMKIRRGTWNFSKGPAMTKEEAIRGIEIGIRITEELIAEGYDLIGTGEMGIGNTSSSSAIIMSFTGLSAEEAVGKGAGLTDEGLKNKKKVISRAIEINKPDKSDPIDVLSKVGGFDIAGLTGCFLAAARYRIPVVIDGIISAAAAMMAYKINPFAKDYMIPSHISEEPGFQIVMKEMGLIPVLDLGMRLGEGTGCALMFNVIEAALRIINEMATFEQVSMENDFLVDIRKRM; this is encoded by the coding sequence ATGGAACTTTTAAAAAATGTTGTTGACAATATTAAACCTGCTGATTATAAAGCTATGCAACACGCGGCCAAAAGACTGGATAGTCTCGTCAAACCTATAGGGAGTCTGGGAAGGCTGGAGGATATTGCGATTAAAATTGCAGGTATAAGTGGTAAGTTGAATAACTATATAAAGAAAAAATGTATAATTGTAATGGCTGCCGACAATGGAATATGTGAAGAAGGCGTAAGTTCTGTTCCGCAGATAATTACTGCCATGCAAGCTGTGAATATGACCAGGGGTTTGGCGGGTATAAGTGTTTTGTGCAGGCATGCCTATGCTGATCTAAGAGTAGTAGACATCGGCATAAAAGAAGATTATGATTGCGAAGACATTATTAACATGAAAATAAGGCGAGGAACCTGGAACTTTTCAAAGGGGCCTGCCATGACAAAGGAAGAAGCAATAAGAGGAATAGAAATAGGCATAAGGATAACGGAAGAATTAATCGCCGAAGGATATGACCTTATTGGAACAGGAGAGATGGGAATAGGAAACACAAGCAGCAGCAGTGCAATAATAATGAGCTTTACGGGCTTAAGCGCAGAAGAAGCTGTTGGCAAAGGAGCCGGACTAACAGACGAGGGACTTAAAAACAAGAAAAAAGTCATAAGCAGAGCAATCGAGATTAATAAACCCGACAAAAGCGACCCTATCGATGTGCTGTCAAAAGTAGGGGGATTTGATATTGCCGGACTTACAGGTTGCTTTTTAGCCGCTGCCCGTTACAGGATACCTGTTGTAATTGATGGAATTATTTCGGCTGCTGCCGCAATGATGGCATATAAAATAAATCCTTTTGCGAAAGATTATATGATACCTTCGCATATTTCAGAAGAACCGGGTTTTCAAATTGTCATGAAGGAAATGGGACTAATTCCTGTTTTAGACCTTGGTATGAGGCTGGGAGAAGGAACGGGTTGTGCCCTAATGTTTAATGTTATAGAAGCGGCTTTACGGATTATAAATGAAATGGCTACTTTTGAGCAAGTGAGCATGGAAAACGATTTTCTTGTGGATATAAGAAAAAGGATGTGA
- the cobU gene encoding bifunctional adenosylcobinamide kinase/adenosylcobinamide-phosphate guanylyltransferase has translation MGKLVFVTGGARSGKSRFAEKLAAEQGKKVLYIATSIPFDDEMKIRIEIHRARRPEEWETVEAYRDLDKVIENNLAGKSAVLLDCITVMITNLMVESNSNWDKMKTDELYNIEAVINCEIDKFIYTAKKKEPLFVAVSNEVGMGLVPEYVMSRVFRDIAGRINQKLADAADEVFFCVSGIPLKIK, from the coding sequence ATGGGAAAGCTAGTTTTTGTAACCGGCGGTGCTAGAAGCGGTAAAAGCAGATTTGCAGAAAAACTTGCAGCGGAACAGGGAAAAAAAGTGCTCTATATTGCCACATCAATTCCCTTTGATGATGAAATGAAAATAAGAATTGAAATACACAGGGCAAGAAGACCTGAAGAATGGGAAACAGTAGAAGCATACAGGGATTTAGATAAAGTAATTGAAAATAATTTAGCAGGAAAATCTGCAGTGCTATTAGACTGCATAACGGTTATGATAACCAATTTAATGGTTGAAAGCAATAGTAACTGGGACAAGATGAAAACTGATGAACTTTATAATATTGAAGCAGTAATTAATTGTGAAATAGATAAATTCATTTACACAGCAAAGAAAAAAGAACCTCTGTTTGTGGCAGTAAGCAACGAAGTAGGTATGGGCCTGGTACCTGAGTATGTTATGTCAAGGGTTTTCAGGGATATAGCCGGACGTATTAATCAAAAACTTGCTGATGCGGCAGATGAAGTTTTCTTTTGTGTATCGGGTATTCCGCTGAAAATTAAGTAG
- the cobS gene encoding adenosylcobinamide-GDP ribazoletransferase, translating into MKTVVKRFLLMLQFLTAIPVPKEIEADDRDLGEGLVFAVPVGLLIGGILAAFHYLFSLIFPPLVVAIMLNIVYIKITGGLHLDGLADTFDGVLSHRPRENMLEIMKDSRIGTHGVLALICILLLNTAFYFEADYLVTRDVLRAMIVLMPVIGRTGMIISAGISEYARSEGGLGKPFINFCGTKEIVIGVIMCSVVIICFRNIQITAAGVAALIFPFGAAGYFNKKLQGLTGDVLGAICEMTQTFFLFMVFALNGGMGLWN; encoded by the coding sequence ATGAAAACAGTAGTGAAAAGATTTTTGTTAATGCTTCAATTCCTTACTGCCATACCTGTACCTAAAGAAATAGAAGCAGATGACAGGGATCTGGGAGAAGGACTTGTTTTTGCAGTACCTGTTGGGCTTCTTATAGGAGGTATTCTTGCAGCATTTCATTATTTATTTTCTCTTATTTTTCCTCCATTGGTTGTTGCTATAATGTTGAATATTGTTTACATAAAAATTACCGGCGGACTTCATCTTGACGGGCTTGCAGATACTTTTGACGGTGTCCTTTCGCACAGGCCCAGGGAAAATATGTTGGAAATTATGAAAGATAGCAGGATTGGGACTCATGGGGTTTTGGCTTTGATATGTATATTGCTGCTTAATACAGCATTTTATTTTGAAGCAGATTATCTGGTTACAAGAGATGTTCTTAGAGCTATGATTGTTTTAATGCCTGTAATTGGTCGTACCGGCATGATAATTAGTGCGGGTATATCAGAGTATGCAAGAAGCGAAGGAGGATTGGGCAAGCCATTTATAAATTTTTGTGGTACAAAAGAGATTGTCATTGGAGTTATAATGTGTAGTGTAGTAATCATTTGCTTTAGAAACATTCAAATTACAGCAGCGGGAGTGGCTGCATTAATTTTTCCCTTTGGCGCTGCCGGATACTTTAATAAAAAGCTGCAAGGACTTACCGGAGATGTTTTAGGGGCAATATGCGAGATGACGCAGACATTTTTCTTGTTTATGGTTTTTGCCCTTAATGGAGGTATGGGCTTATGGAATTGA
- a CDS encoding OPT/YSL family transporter: MLNTSEKERSFAGIYQLSFRSLLIGAVGSCIITASSMYTALRMSALPWPTIFVAVLSMALLKILGKTTFNEINITKTAMSAGAMIAGGLAFTLPGLWITGVWSGPDMFRQHFWKVLAIAMAGMLLGTVLTWLLRPRFVEVEALPYPIGAAAAETIKAGDAGGKKSAVLFGTMVFSTVFTFFRDSLRWIPDVIVSNWLYARNFFIGLWVSPLAIGTGYLIGTLYTGVWFLGAVLSYLLIIPLGITLKLFPSVEDAVSFKGTIGIGLMVGTGAGILISYIIANIKPVLARSKSSKPTINTQGNNKNSKNASSVNNTSRTLTVISVAIAFILSIACGLRIIPSILLIAGVFLTSAMAATITGQTGIDPMEIFGIIILLAIRIFVDVDATGAFFIAACVAVSCGYAGDLLNDYKAGYILGSNPVAQLISQTVGGIVGTVVAAASMFAIINQFGGVGVEKGLPAAQAFAVSQMVNGIGNPLVFWIAITIGVVLYLLKVPVMTLGIGMYLPFEISSVVLLGGLIRFIADRRRPCSNETGNIAASGLLGGEGITGVAIAIIRMVTGR, encoded by the coding sequence ATGTTGAATACGTCGGAGAAGGAACGGAGTTTTGCGGGTATATACCAATTATCCTTCAGAAGCCTTTTAATAGGTGCTGTCGGTTCATGTATAATTACTGCAAGTTCAATGTATACGGCTCTTAGGATGAGTGCCCTACCATGGCCTACTATTTTCGTGGCTGTCCTCTCAATGGCTTTGTTAAAAATTCTTGGCAAGACAACCTTTAACGAGATAAATATTACCAAGACGGCCATGTCTGCCGGGGCAATGATAGCAGGAGGCCTTGCTTTTACTCTTCCTGGCCTGTGGATTACAGGCGTTTGGAGTGGTCCGGACATGTTTAGGCAGCATTTCTGGAAAGTATTGGCCATTGCTATGGCAGGTATGCTTTTAGGTACAGTGCTTACCTGGCTACTAAGGCCAAGGTTTGTTGAAGTTGAGGCTCTTCCATACCCTATAGGGGCTGCAGCAGCCGAAACAATTAAAGCAGGAGATGCAGGCGGCAAAAAATCTGCCGTGTTATTCGGAACGATGGTATTTTCAACTGTGTTTACTTTTTTTAGGGACAGCCTGCGATGGATACCGGATGTTATTGTATCCAATTGGCTTTATGCCAGGAACTTTTTTATTGGGTTGTGGGTTTCACCACTGGCAATAGGGACAGGTTACCTAATTGGTACACTTTATACAGGGGTTTGGTTTCTTGGTGCAGTTTTATCCTATTTATTGATAATTCCTCTTGGAATCACATTAAAACTCTTTCCATCCGTTGAAGACGCCGTATCATTTAAGGGTACCATAGGAATAGGCCTCATGGTGGGAACTGGTGCCGGAATTCTTATTTCATACATAATTGCCAATATTAAGCCTGTTTTAGCAAGAAGTAAAAGCAGCAAGCCTACAATAAATACTCAAGGTAACAACAAAAACTCTAAAAATGCTTCAAGTGTTAATAATACTTCCCGAACATTAACAGTTATATCAGTCGCAATAGCTTTTATACTTTCTATAGCTTGCGGCCTGCGAATTATTCCGTCAATCCTTCTTATAGCCGGAGTTTTCCTTACTTCTGCCATGGCCGCAACGATTACCGGGCAAACAGGTATTGATCCTATGGAAATTTTTGGGATAATAATTCTCCTGGCTATAAGGATATTCGTTGATGTTGACGCAACAGGTGCATTTTTCATCGCTGCCTGTGTTGCGGTATCTTGCGGTTATGCAGGAGACCTTCTTAACGATTATAAAGCGGGTTATATACTTGGCAGTAATCCCGTAGCGCAGCTAATATCACAAACAGTTGGAGGTATAGTAGGTACTGTCGTTGCAGCAGCATCCATGTTTGCAATTATTAACCAGTTTGGTGGCGTAGGTGTAGAAAAGGGTCTTCCTGCAGCCCAGGCTTTTGCTGTAAGCCAGATGGTTAACGGCATTGGGAATCCCCTGGTATTCTGGATAGCTATAACTATAGGTGTAGTCCTTTATCTCCTTAAAGTACCTGTAATGACATTAGGAATAGGAATGTACCTCCCCTTTGAAATATCATCCGTTGTTTTATTAGGCGGCCTTATACGCTTTATAGCCGATCGCAGGCGTCCCTGCTCCAATGAAACAGGTAATATTGCTGCATCGGGATTGCTGGGAGGTGAAGGCATAACCGGTGTTGCTATCGCAATTATCAGGATGGTTACAGGACGTTAA
- a CDS encoding class II aldolase, producing MFDEILNELEIISHAVGNSPEYVQGGGGNTSVKLDNKLMAVKASGFKLKQITSSEGFVVVNYKNIKEYFQNVDLNSGIDYEKDSIKFAQDNVVELKGLVKLRPSVEAGFHSILKRYVIHTHSVYANIVCCSEEGQELVGKIFPENEWDTLWIPYVNPGFFLTLKIMEGIKYFENEKGRFPEIIFMENHGLIITSNNKYCCIELHEKVNNRIREYLGVKEDYPGITLSKRENSYISKTEYLIDFFKESNISKKFFEEIVLYPDQLVYLNDSVSIDGEGNKLNINTKTGELIYNTNYQEALTIEETLLAYLYVVNKIKECKMSVKSMTRVQVDYIRNWESERYRRKLVEKSDAGNMG from the coding sequence GTGTTCGATGAGATTTTGAATGAACTTGAAATAATATCACATGCTGTGGGAAATTCACCTGAATATGTACAGGGAGGTGGAGGCAATACCTCTGTCAAACTTGACAATAAATTGATGGCGGTTAAAGCATCAGGGTTTAAATTAAAACAAATCACTTCCAGTGAAGGTTTTGTAGTTGTAAATTATAAAAACATAAAGGAATACTTTCAAAACGTGGATCTTAATTCAGGCATCGATTACGAAAAAGACAGCATAAAATTTGCACAGGATAATGTTGTTGAACTGAAGGGCCTGGTAAAATTAAGACCTTCTGTGGAAGCAGGATTCCATTCTATCCTGAAAAGATACGTGATACACACCCATTCGGTATATGCAAATATTGTTTGCTGCTCGGAAGAAGGCCAAGAGCTTGTTGGTAAAATATTCCCTGAAAACGAATGGGATACCTTGTGGATCCCATATGTAAACCCGGGATTTTTTCTAACCTTAAAAATTATGGAAGGGATTAAATATTTTGAAAACGAAAAAGGGAGGTTCCCTGAAATAATTTTTATGGAAAATCATGGGCTTATAATTACTTCGAACAATAAATATTGTTGTATTGAACTTCATGAAAAAGTTAATAACCGTATTAGGGAATATCTTGGAGTAAAAGAAGATTACCCTGGGATTACTCTCAGTAAAAGAGAAAATAGCTATATAAGTAAAACAGAATATCTGATTGATTTCTTTAAAGAGAGCAATATAAGTAAGAAATTTTTTGAAGAAATTGTGTTATATCCGGACCAGCTGGTGTATCTAAATGATAGTGTTTCAATTGACGGAGAGGGAAATAAGCTCAATATTAACACAAAAACCGGTGAATTGATATATAATACCAATTATCAGGAAGCGCTAACCATCGAGGAAACCCTACTGGCCTACCTTTATGTAGTGAATAAGATAAAAGAATGTAAAATGAGTGTTAAGTCAATGACGAGAGTTCAGGTGGATTATATCCGCAACTGGGAAAGCGAAAGATACAGAAGAAAGTTAGTAGAAAAATCAGATGCTGGTAACATGGGATGA